From the genome of Kluyveromyces lactis strain NRRL Y-1140 chromosome F complete sequence:
GGAGAAGACTACATCTGTTTTACAGTTTCTTTCGTTAATGTTATATTGGGAACAGGTTAAGATAGTGCTATATAAAGGTTAATGAAGCAGGAAACTTTCTGAGTGCCACTATTAAGGGCTGTATTAGTAGTATTATCAttcagaaacaagaaagcACTATCTCTGTCTATGTCTACtgttccttcttttcaaagattgtTTATGAACGAGATTTATTGAGTTGCTACATTATTATTAGAGTTAAGATAAGCAAATCGAAACGAAaaaatcttcaatattAGCATCAGAATAGTTCCGTTTCATTCATTAACATGGCATCACCGATCTtcatatcaaagaaaccCACTTCATTGACCAGTgagtatttttttcttggaacaaaatACTATGGGAATTCATTGATTCGAATATCAAATGGGATTAAAACATTGCATCCAGATCATATGAAGAAATGGATTCCGATATTGCTGCTGTCTAGTGTCACATACGCTTTTGTGGAAGCTGCTAAACATTGTGTTTCGAAGTTAAACTGCAGAGGATGTGAGTACTTGAAGTGCGTTCTGGATCCACATATGATTGGTATATGTATAATACAGTTCTGTGTTTCAAGTTTCGAGACCACGTTCTGGCAATCATTAAACGAACTGGATAAAAGATATCATCTGCACAGTGGAACAGTTAATCTACAAGGTATAGGAAAACAACGAACAAGAACACTACAGTTCCAATTACGGGCCACGATAACGCAGCTTTTCTTGATCATGACAGTATCATGGTTTCCAAGCATCGCATGCCATGccataatttcaattcttaCATTCAACCAATTATCTCATCGGTTCGGTACAGACATCTCATTTTTAGTATGCTCTctcttgttgttgttccCACCGATGTGGCAAATAAAGTTTTTGTCTCATTTCTGTTCGTTCAATCTGTTGATCAGAGCGTCTTTAGCACCGTATTTCAACAAGACAATGCTACAGAAGAGTGAACGACACACGTGGATTCAGTCAAGAAGCGGAATCTTGTACGGATACATGCTTCCCTTCTATCTGATGATTATCTCAACTTCTTACTTATCTATGATAGTGTTTTATCTATCACATGTCTCTGGTCTACCAGAACTGATTAGAGACCTTACAGACCCATTCCCCGACCCATACCTACCTGGCACGATTCAGATGTCAATATGGAATTCGAAACAATCTCTTTGGTCCAAtaataaattgaaaactaGCGATAGAGAGAAACGAGACTCTGACTCAGAGTGAGACTTATTCACGTACAATTTTCGGGCGTTGTTGAAGGGTATTCCCGAATATCCTCCAAAATATGATCCGAGCCATTGTCTTGTAAACGCCCTCATTgctttgttctttttctttttctttttctttttttttttttctgttgttaTTCTCTTGATCTTTCATCGGTACTTTCAGCTGCATTATACTTCCCAATTAGGGAATTGAATGTAAAATATTCCAACATCGTTCTCGAGCTGTGCCTACTACAAGCATTTAAGTGCATTGTCAACCTGTTCGCATAGCAATGCAGATTGCGACAAGTTGGGCAACAAACGAAAGGACATAGATTATTATAGATTACAATTGATATATCACCTTTTCTGGTCTGTAACGGGTGCTCGAAGGTGCATGCCGACAATTAGTTGAAACTGCAAGTTTGAACGCGTCAACCAGTGTCGATATTTTCCTCTCTTACAATATGTAGTACAATCAAAGTGTCGATTTGCTATTGTTGTAAAGACGACCGCCaatatttgttcaattaACATTCTGTAGATGCTAGGATAGGAAATAAATTTTATATCGAATGAGTAGTGAACCGATAATTTTCCgcatttgaaaacattgaaatGCCGATCCTGAACGGCTTTGCTATGAACTTGACTACATGTGGGGACTAGAACGAAGAGAAATGCTACTAGAAACATAACACAAAGAATAAAAACATGATTGAATAGTGCAAAGCAAATCTTCTAGTTGAATCTCGAGAACGACACCTACGTCAACACACTTGTTCGAAGACATTATTATCTTACTTAATCGCACTGAaggcaaaaaaaagggGAGGATATATCGTTGACGTGTTCAAGAATTTTAAAACTAATCTAGTGCGAGAAGAATTCAGCTGAGCTGAAAGCTCATTATAAAAACATCAGTCCGGCAGCCTAtgacttttttttccagaATCAGATTCAACCAAGAAATAGCTTCAAACAATATATTTCAAGCAAAACTTAGTTTAAACAACATAAAAAACTGCTCAAGTCCattgtttatttttctttaccGATCGCCCACATAGGAGAAGCGAGTCTCATCAGTTTGTGTCCCTTTTTCAGGCTTTAAGGAAtcacaacaaaaaaaaaaaaattcccTCGAATATCCCAAAAATCCAACCTTAATCCCTTTAGGACTGCGTTTAACTTTAGCGAACGATACCTTATCCGAGTATTTATTGTTCTTAACTGCAGCATTAAACgtaaaaaagaataaaaaagagTACCCCAATAAGAGGGCGACTGGATTGGTgaattgtattttttttggagtCACTATAACGATTAAAATCCGGCTAATTGCACTGTACTGACGCACCCGTACACTTTATAAACATTTGGCAGCGTTCTCTGAGCGTCCACCGCACTGGAAAAACACAAGATCACTCACATAAAAGTGGTACgtttgttgaaaagtaaAATCGCAACATTTCTCTCCCACAAGTTTTGCATATACACCTGCTCCCTGCATATGTTTATTCTCTCAAATTACCAGTAAAAACTCGTTTGTGCATTGTTTTCACACGTCTGTTGACAAATCTCACATTTTCAGAAACACCACTCGAGcgttctttctttctttttaaaGTTCGTCGATATCGTTTCTACAGGAAGAGAAATTAGAAAACGGATTAGAAGGGGAAAAAAGATAATCCTGCATTGACTCCATTCGTTTTTTGCCTTTAAAACACGTCAAAGGGACGAATTTattaagaaacaaacaGGACCAATACCCAATATCTGTTCTAGTGTAAAACCTTAGTTGGTACCAAACAGCAGTAAGGAATACtatcttcttttctcaGGTTCTTTTAGGTTATTTTGGTTAGCTGTATTGGGCTAACAGACGTATCAAATCACATTTGGCTACTGAATCAAGTTTCGTTCCTGAACGTGTTTATTCTTTTAGAACGCAGAAAccttttttctctttgaactGGTTACGTGCGATTGGTCATATATATAGGGGCAAGTTATCATTACCTCAGTTCAGTTCTTATAACTTGGTTAACCATTTGGGTACAACAAGTACATTAGCTTTGTCCGGTTCCCATTTTTTGGTCTTTACAACTGCATATATGTTTGAAATGAACGACCATCACACGTCCGTTAACGGGAAAGGGCTTAGGAGTATGCTTATCGAaaagtttcatcaaaagtTCTCACATGCGAAAGGTGCTGCTGCAACACAGCAGCATGTGGAGCCGCCACAGCAACAGCAGATGGAACATCAGCAACACACGCATCCTCACATTTCAGTACCCCCCTCGCAGCCTTCAATAGATCCAGATGTTGAAATGGATCTCGACCATGATGAATACAATATTACTGCCTCGTCCTCGGTAGACATAGTCTCCGAAAAGATGGGGATAGAGCATGACAATATCCGGAATACGAAGCCAAAACCTTTCTCGAAGCAGCTGAACTTGAATACAGATGCATCTACATGGTACGTGCTagaacaacagcaacaagTTTCTACGCCAGTTATGACTCCTGTAAATCAGTCAGGGCCGCCTCACATATATACAAACAGACATGGAAGCATGTCATCTCTTGCCAGTTCTGTTTCAGAACTGGGATATTCAAATGGAAGACCTTCTACTGCCAATAATATCAGCTCTATTCCTGCACCATTTACCCCCCAGTTTGTCTCTTTATTATTGGAGGTTTACCTACAGGTCTGCTCAGATCCGACAGTCACTCCATTCGATAGCAGTAACCCGCCTTCGGGGATTCTGCACCGGGTATCTAAAGTAGCAGTGGAAACAGCTGATGCTGATCAAGTTGATATCGGTCTGGAGAGAAATTCGTGGTTGTTGACTTTAGTGAGACAGCGGTTGTTGAAAGAGGTGCGGAAAGAAAActatctttcaagaaacagTTCTATCATATCACTACCTCCTGTTCCTCAGTTCGGAAACGAAGGAATGTCTAACAATATGCTACAGCAAAGTCCACAggattatttcaattgtcATTCTGCCGAAAGTACAAATTCTCCACCTTCTTCCTTTACTACGAACTATTACACTGGTTTGAACTCGCCATTCGAATCTAGACCATCGTCGCAGCAGTTGCAACAACCGTTACAACTATCACAAGGCACTACGCAAGTTCCTCCTCAGAATCCAAAAGCTCTTGTCAGGTCACGAAACAATAGTTTCATTACAGCCGCTAGTAGATCAAGAAGTAACTCGTTCAAGATACACCCACAATTGTCAAATACTATTAGTGGTGTACAGCCACCTGCTCTTCCCAATCTAACAAGGTCAAGATCCTCTAGTAATgctcatttctttcttactCCAACAAATTCTATCCCATCCCAATCATCTTTCCTAGCACAATCAACCGCAAGCGTAAATACTCTTTTGAACTCAACTTCAAATGCTACAAatactgctgctgctggtCAACAGCCTGATGAACGAAACAATAGATTACCCACACATATAGAAAATGAATCCAATTTATAGTTGCACTGGAACACAATTTGACTCGATGTAACATCATGAGCACTAATCTCCAATACAAACCTGAACATTACACCAAACATACCTATTAAATACTTGAGAAGTTAGACATTCACTCACTCATTCACAAAAACATAACATAAACCatctttttgttcttgtaattTTGTTAATATTTATGAATTTTCGGAAATCACATAGTTTAACAGTCAGTATTCCTCGATGATACTTCCCTCATTCAGGGAAATATATGCTGATGACgattattattattgtgTAGAATTACCTGATAGCATCTTATATATGGTGATATGTAAATTTAATCACTTCAATTTTACCGCATGGGGCCAAGCTGTTAAGTGTATGTAACTACTACATTGGTTTATGACCGGAAAAAGTGCCCGAATTCCTCTTATCAATTTAAGCCTATATACATGAGTTCTTGACCGTAAGAAAGCCTTGGGAGATGGTGATTTATGCCCTGATTATTGATATACCGCTTTTAATACAGTAATCGGAACAGCTGGTCTATTCTTCAAAGACTTCTTTCCTAGGTTCAATAACAACCCTACTACTTGTGTAGGTCTTTCCCCAATTTTCATCCAGGATTCCAGCTTTTCTCAATAGTCTTGTTACCGTATCACTAGGTTGAGCACCAACACCGATCCAGTATTT
Proteins encoded in this window:
- the CIP1 gene encoding Cip1p (some similarities with uniprot|Q02606 Saccharomyces cerevisiae YPL014W Hypothetical ORF); this translates as MFEMNDHHTSVNGKGLRSMLIEKFHQKFSHAKGAAATQQHVEPPQQQQMEHQQHTHPHISVPPSQPSIDPDVEMDLDHDEYNITASSSVDIVSEKMGIEHDNIRNTKPKPFSKQLNLNTDASTWYVLEQQQQVSTPVMTPVNQSGPPHIYTNRHGSMSSLASSVSELGYSNGRPSTANNISSIPAPFTPQFVSLLLEVYLQVCSDPTVTPFDSSNPPSGILHRVSKVAVETADADQVDIGLERNSWLLTLVRQRLLKEVRKENYLSRNSSIISLPPVPQFGNEGMSNNMLQQSPQDYFNCHSAESTNSPPSSFTTNYYTGLNSPFESRPSSQQLQQPLQLSQGTTQVPPQNPKALVRSRNNSFITAASRSRSNSFKIHPQLSNTISGVQPPALPNLTRSRSSSNAHFFLTPTNSIPSQSSFLAQSTASVNTLLNSTSNATNTAAAGQQPDERNNRLPTHIENESNL
- a CDS encoding uncharacterized protein (conserved hypothetical protein) — its product is MASPIFISKKPTSLTSEYFFLGTKYYGNSLIRISNGIKTLHPDHMKKWIPILLLSSVTYAFVEAAKHCVSKLNCRGCEYLKCVLDPHMIGICIIQFCVSSFETTFWQSLNELDKRYHLHSGTVNLQGIGKQRTRTLQFQLRATITQLFLIMTVSWFPSIACHAIISILTFNQLSHRFGTDISFLVCSLLLLFPPMWQIKFLSHFCSFNLLIRASLAPYFNKTMLQKSERHTWIQSRSGILYGYMLPFYLMIISTSYLSMIVFYLSHVSGLPELIRDLTDPFPDPYLPGTIQMSIWNSKQSLWSNNKLKTSDREKRDSDSE